The Pseudomonas baetica genome includes a region encoding these proteins:
- a CDS encoding LLM class flavin-dependent oxidoreductase produces MKQLSDVKFSTLDLVPVRENGSPAQSLRNSLDLAQHVEKFGYTRFWVAEHHNMDGIASSATSVLLGYLAGGTSTIRVGSGGVMLPNHAPLVIAEQFGTLESLYPGRIDLGLGRAPGSDQMTARALRRERSGSADDFPEDVAELARFLGPRTPDQRVIAMPGTGTHVPIWLLGSSLFSAQLAGERGLPYAFASHFAPRFMHEAIRVYRNHFKPSAVLDKPYVMLGVPLVAADTDEQADYLATSVYQRILALMRGQSLVQRPPVKTMDGLWLPHEREAVGDFLGLAMVGSPAKIRAKLEVLIEQTQADELIFTSDLYEHADRVHSYELLAQVMKG; encoded by the coding sequence ATGAAGCAACTCTCGGACGTAAAATTTTCCACCCTCGATCTGGTTCCGGTGCGAGAAAACGGCAGCCCGGCACAGTCTCTGCGCAATTCCCTGGATCTGGCGCAGCATGTTGAAAAATTCGGCTACACGCGGTTCTGGGTGGCTGAACACCACAATATGGACGGCATCGCCAGTTCCGCGACCTCGGTGCTGCTGGGTTATCTGGCCGGTGGTACATCGACGATTCGCGTCGGTTCGGGCGGCGTCATGCTGCCCAACCACGCGCCGCTGGTGATCGCCGAGCAGTTCGGCACCCTTGAGAGTCTGTATCCGGGGCGCATCGATCTCGGTCTCGGCCGTGCGCCGGGTTCCGATCAAATGACCGCCCGTGCCCTGCGCCGTGAGCGTTCCGGCAGTGCCGACGACTTCCCCGAAGACGTTGCCGAACTGGCGCGCTTCCTTGGCCCGCGCACCCCGGATCAACGGGTGATCGCGATGCCGGGCACTGGCACCCATGTGCCGATCTGGTTACTGGGTTCCAGCCTGTTCAGTGCGCAACTGGCCGGTGAGCGCGGTTTGCCCTACGCCTTTGCCTCGCATTTCGCCCCGCGCTTCATGCACGAGGCGATTCGCGTCTACCGCAATCATTTCAAGCCGTCGGCGGTGCTGGACAAGCCGTATGTGATGCTCGGTGTGCCGCTGGTGGCGGCCGATACCGATGAACAAGCGGATTACCTCGCGACCTCGGTGTACCAGCGAATCCTCGCGCTGATGCGTGGGCAAAGCCTGGTGCAACGTCCGCCGGTAAAAACCATGGACGGCTTGTGGTTGCCCCATGAGCGTGAGGCGGTGGGTGATTTCCTTGGCCTGGCGATGGTTGGCAGCCCGGCGAAAATCCGCGCGAAACTTGAAGTGCTGATTGAGCAGACGCAGGCGGATGAGCTGATTTTCACCAGTGATTTGTATGAACACGCTGATCGTGTGCACTCGTACGAGTTGCTGGCACAAGTCATGAAGGGCTGA
- a CDS encoding dodecin, protein MSDHHTYKKVELVGSSPTSIEDAINNALAEANKSIKHLEWFEVTETRGHIKDGKAAHFQVTLKVGFRIASS, encoded by the coding sequence ATGAGTGACCATCACACGTACAAGAAAGTCGAGCTGGTCGGCTCGTCCCCAACCAGTATCGAAGACGCCATCAACAACGCGTTGGCCGAAGCCAACAAGAGCATCAAGCACCTGGAATGGTTTGAAGTGACCGAGACCCGCGGCCACATCAAGGACGGTAAAGCGGCGCACTTTCAGGTAACGCTGAAGGTCGGGTTCCGGATTGCCAGCAGCTGA
- a CDS encoding IS110 family transposase, which yields MSACTTLAVDLAKQVFQVAGEDVLGQVRYEQRIKSREAFYEFLQQLPPHVVVLMETGPGAQAWARQLQDKGNLARILPAGLVTTHRSGPKNDRNDALAILRAGRDEKICAVPVKSVAALAMQALHRARQGYVRRRTAVSNQMRGLLLEHGVALAQGDVAISQKIPRVLEDATQPLPGLLRELIDELLAEWRHLGERIGVLTGRLEVAANADMTARRLMTVRGIGPVIATALVAKETNPERFPNARKFAAYFGMVPDQHSSGQTVRLGDMTKRGDVYLRSLMIQGAHSVLQQLRPDSLQPDDRRLLRWMSRLGRKEAAIRLANRNLRIVWVLLQNDQSYRRHAGNGQ from the coding sequence TTGTCGGCCTGCACAACTTTGGCGGTAGATCTGGCCAAACAGGTCTTTCAGGTCGCTGGTGAAGATGTCCTCGGCCAGGTGCGCTATGAACAGCGGATCAAGTCGCGTGAGGCGTTTTATGAGTTTCTCCAACAGCTGCCGCCTCATGTCGTGGTTTTGATGGAGACCGGTCCGGGAGCTCAAGCCTGGGCCCGGCAGTTGCAAGACAAAGGTAATCTGGCGCGGATTCTTCCAGCCGGTTTGGTGACCACACACCGCAGTGGGCCTAAAAATGATCGCAACGATGCGCTGGCGATTCTGCGCGCTGGTCGCGATGAAAAAATCTGCGCGGTACCGGTCAAAAGCGTTGCTGCGCTGGCAATGCAAGCGCTGCATCGCGCCCGTCAGGGCTATGTGCGTCGACGCACGGCGGTCAGCAATCAGATGCGCGGCCTGCTGCTCGAGCACGGCGTGGCCTTGGCGCAGGGCGATGTTGCGATCAGTCAGAAGATTCCGCGGGTACTGGAAGATGCGACCCAGCCACTGCCTGGCCTGCTGCGTGAATTGATCGACGAACTGTTGGCTGAGTGGCGCCATTTGGGCGAGCGCATCGGCGTGTTGACGGGCCGCCTGGAAGTGGCCGCTAACGCCGACATGACAGCGAGGCGACTGATGACCGTGCGCGGCATTGGCCCAGTCATTGCCACGGCACTGGTGGCCAAGGAAACCAACCCTGAGCGGTTTCCCAATGCCCGCAAGTTTGCCGCGTACTTTGGCATGGTGCCTGACCAGCACAGCAGCGGGCAGACGGTCCGGCTGGGCGACATGACCAAGCGAGGTGATGTTTATTTACGCAGCTTGATGATCCAGGGAGCCCATTCGGTCCTGCAACAACTGCGACCTGATTCCCTGCAACCCGATGACCGCCGCTTGTTGCGGTGGATGAGCCGACTGGGCCGTAAGGAGGCTGCGATCAGGTTAGCCAACCGCAACCTACGAATCGTCTGGGTGCTTCTACAGAATGACCAGTCTTATCGTCGTCATGCTGGTAATGGTCAGTAA
- a CDS encoding DUF1161 domain-containing protein: protein MKNFILAVGLLSLAGGAFAAGKPCEELKSEIAAKLDAKGVSGYSLEIVEKGAAAGGDVVGSCEGGTKEIVYKRG, encoded by the coding sequence ATGAAGAATTTCATATTGGCAGTAGGTTTGTTGAGCCTTGCGGGTGGTGCGTTTGCTGCCGGCAAGCCTTGTGAAGAGCTGAAAAGCGAGATTGCGGCGAAGCTGGATGCCAAGGGCGTTTCCGGGTATTCGCTTGAGATTGTAGAGAAGGGCGCCGCGGCTGGCGGCGATGTCGTCGGCAGCTGTGAAGGTGGCACCAAAGAAATCGTCTACAAGCGCGGTTGA
- the trpA gene encoding tryptophan synthase subunit alpha, producing the protein MSRLQTRFAELKQQNRAALVTFVTAGDPDYDTSLAILKGLPKAGADVIELGMPFTDPMADGPAIQLANIRALGAKQNLAKTLQMVREFREDNSDTPLVLMGYFNPIHKFGVERFIAEAKEAGVDGLIVVDMPPEHNEELCDPAQAAGLDFIRLTTPTTDDARLPKVLNGSSGFVYYVSVAGVTGAGAATLEHVEEAVTRLRRHTDLPISIGFGIRTPEQAAAIARLADGVVVGSALIDHIANATTPDQAIDGVLSLCSALSEGVRKARVS; encoded by the coding sequence ATGAGCCGCCTGCAAACCCGATTTGCCGAACTCAAACAACAAAATCGTGCCGCGCTGGTGACCTTCGTCACCGCCGGTGACCCGGATTACGACACTTCGCTGGCGATCCTCAAGGGCTTGCCCAAGGCCGGTGCCGACGTTATCGAACTGGGCATGCCGTTCACCGACCCGATGGCGGACGGCCCGGCGATTCAACTCGCCAATATCCGTGCGCTGGGTGCCAAGCAGAATCTGGCGAAAACCCTGCAAATGGTTCGCGAGTTCCGTGAAGACAATAGCGATACGCCGCTGGTGCTGATGGGCTACTTCAACCCGATCCACAAGTTTGGCGTTGAGCGTTTCATCGCTGAAGCCAAAGAGGCAGGCGTCGATGGTCTGATCGTGGTCGACATGCCGCCAGAGCACAACGAAGAACTCTGCGACCCGGCCCAGGCTGCCGGTCTGGACTTCATCCGCCTGACCACGCCGACCACCGACGACGCACGTCTGCCGAAGGTGCTCAACGGCAGTTCCGGATTTGTTTACTACGTGTCCGTGGCCGGTGTGACCGGTGCCGGTGCGGCAACGCTGGAGCACGTCGAAGAGGCAGTGACCCGTCTGCGCCGCCATACCGATCTGCCGATCAGCATTGGTTTCGGTATCCGTACCCCGGAGCAAGCGGCGGCCATTGCGCGTCTTGCCGACGGTGTGGTGGTGGGTTCGGCGCTGATCGATCACATCGCCAACGCGACCACGCCGGATCAGGCCATCGATGGCGTGTTGAGCCTGTGCTCGGCGCTGTCCGAAGGCGTGCGTAAGGCCCGCGTCAGTTGA
- the trpB gene encoding tryptophan synthase subunit beta has product MTQTSHNSDLRNGPDANGLFGSFGGRYVAETLMPLILDLAREYEAAQEDPAFKEELAYFQRDYVGRPSPLYFAERLTEFCGGAKIYLKREELNHTGAHKINNCIGQILLARRMGKKRIIAETGAGMHGVATATVAARFGLDCVIYMGTTDIERQQANVFRMKLLGAEVIPVVAGTGTLKDAMNEALRDWVTNVDSTFYLIGTVAGPHPYPAMVRDFQAVIGKETREQLQAQEGRLPDSLVACIGGGSNAMGLFHPFLDDKSVEIIGVEAAGYGIETGKHAASLNGGVPGVLHGNRTFLLQDDDGQIIDAHSISAGLDYPGIGPEHAWLHDIGRVQYTSVTDDEALEAFHKCCRLEGIIPALESAHALAEVFKRAPKLPKDHLMVVNLSGRGDKDMQTVMHHMEQSKQEKH; this is encoded by the coding sequence ATGACCCAGACTTCGCACAACTCCGATCTGCGTAACGGCCCTGACGCCAACGGCCTGTTCGGTTCGTTCGGTGGCCGCTACGTCGCTGAAACCCTGATGCCGTTGATCCTCGATCTGGCCCGCGAATACGAAGCGGCTCAGGAAGATCCGGCATTCAAAGAGGAATTGGCCTACTTCCAGCGTGACTACGTCGGACGTCCGAGCCCGCTGTACTTCGCCGAGCGTCTGACCGAGTTCTGCGGCGGCGCGAAGATCTACCTCAAGCGCGAAGAGCTCAACCACACTGGCGCGCACAAGATCAATAACTGCATCGGCCAGATCCTGCTGGCGCGGCGCATGGGCAAAAAACGCATCATCGCCGAGACCGGCGCCGGCATGCACGGCGTGGCGACCGCCACCGTAGCTGCGCGCTTCGGTCTGGACTGCGTGATCTACATGGGCACCACTGACATCGAGCGTCAGCAGGCCAACGTGTTCCGCATGAAGTTGCTGGGCGCCGAGGTGATCCCGGTGGTTGCCGGCACCGGCACCCTGAAAGATGCGATGAACGAAGCGCTGCGTGACTGGGTGACCAACGTCGACAGCACTTTCTACCTGATCGGCACTGTGGCCGGCCCACACCCTTATCCGGCCATGGTTCGCGACTTCCAGGCCGTGATCGGCAAGGAAACCCGCGAGCAGTTGCAAGCTCAGGAAGGCCGTCTGCCGGATAGCCTGGTGGCGTGCATCGGCGGTGGTTCCAACGCAATGGGCCTGTTCCACCCGTTCCTCGACGACAAGAGCGTTGAGATCATCGGCGTTGAAGCCGCTGGTTACGGCATCGAAACCGGCAAGCACGCGGCCAGCCTCAACGGCGGCGTACCGGGTGTATTGCACGGCAACCGCACCTTCCTGCTGCAGGACGACGATGGCCAGATCATCGACGCCCACTCGATTTCCGCCGGTCTCGATTACCCGGGTATCGGCCCGGAACACGCCTGGTTGCATGACATCGGCCGCGTCCAGTACACCTCGGTGACCGACGATGAAGCCCTCGAAGCGTTTCACAAGTGCTGCCGTCTGGAAGGGATTATTCCTGCCCTGGAAAGCGCCCACGCCTTGGCCGAAGTGTTCAAACGTGCACCGAAGCTGCCGAAGGATCACCTGATGGTGGTCAACCTGTCTGGCCGTGGCGACAAAGACATGCAGACCGTGATGCACCACATGGAACAGTCCAAGCAGGAGAAACACTGA
- a CDS encoding DUF1161 domain-containing protein, producing the protein MKRIGLAILCSALATSVLAAPKDCEKLRKEIEIKIQAKAVPSYTLEIVTKEEAAQHDIAMVVGSCENGSKAIVYQKNSD; encoded by the coding sequence ATGAAACGTATTGGCTTGGCGATCCTCTGCAGTGCACTGGCCACATCAGTTCTCGCCGCCCCTAAAGACTGCGAAAAACTCAGGAAAGAGATCGAAATCAAGATCCAGGCTAAAGCCGTGCCGTCCTACACACTGGAAATCGTCACCAAGGAAGAAGCCGCGCAACATGACATCGCCATGGTTGTCGGTTCTTGCGAGAACGGCAGTAAAGCAATCGTCTATCAAAAGAACAGCGACTGA
- a CDS encoding DUF883 family protein: MANTSLRKASLQSMEAEIESLLKSLESLKDDASDESRKTLKALKSNAESALKHSRHLLSDAYEEVKVKTRETGIATRDYAQEHPWTTAGVAVGALGLLAAYLLFKRGE; encoded by the coding sequence ATGGCCAACACCTCTTTACGTAAAGCCTCATTGCAAAGCATGGAAGCGGAGATCGAGAGTCTGCTCAAGTCGTTGGAAAGCCTGAAAGACGATGCTTCCGACGAGTCGCGCAAGACCCTCAAGGCGCTGAAAAGCAATGCTGAAAGTGCGCTGAAACATTCGCGCCACCTGCTCAGCGACGCTTACGAAGAAGTTAAAGTGAAAACCCGTGAGACCGGGATCGCCACCCGCGATTATGCTCAGGAACACCCATGGACGACTGCCGGTGTGGCAGTCGGTGCACTGGGTCTGCTGGCGGCTTACTTGCTGTTCAAGCGCGGCGAGTGA
- a CDS encoding LysR family transcriptional regulator, with translation MSHDLPPLNALRAFEATARLNSVSQAAEQLHVTHGAVSRQLKVLEEHLGVSLFVKDGRGLKLTDAGVRLRDASGEAFDRLRSVCAELTQSTADAPFVLGCSGSLLARWFIPRLGRLNADLPDLRLHLSAGEGDLDPRRPGLDALLLFAEPPWPADMQVYELAAERIGPVLSPLFSGYQRLQTASAEALLDEPLLHTTSRPQAWPSWAQQNHLDTKALKLGQGFEHLYYLLEAAVAGLGVAIAPEPLVTEDLKAGRLVAPWGFCETPAQLALWLPKRAADGRARQLAQWLKHELRQSDHSPRLNSK, from the coding sequence ATGAGCCACGACCTTCCCCCGCTGAACGCCCTGCGCGCCTTCGAAGCCACGGCCCGGCTGAACAGCGTCAGTCAGGCCGCCGAACAGCTGCACGTCACCCATGGCGCAGTGAGTCGACAGCTCAAAGTGCTGGAAGAACACCTTGGTGTCAGCCTGTTCGTCAAGGATGGACGCGGCTTGAAACTCACAGATGCCGGCGTGCGTTTGCGCGATGCCAGCGGCGAAGCGTTTGACCGGTTGCGCAGCGTTTGTGCAGAGCTGACGCAAAGCACCGCCGATGCGCCGTTCGTGCTCGGTTGCTCCGGAAGTTTGCTGGCGCGCTGGTTTATTCCGCGACTGGGGCGCTTGAATGCCGATCTGCCGGACTTGCGTCTGCACCTCTCGGCGGGAGAAGGCGATCTCGATCCCAGACGTCCGGGGCTGGATGCTCTCCTGCTGTTCGCCGAACCACCATGGCCGGCGGACATGCAGGTGTATGAACTGGCTGCGGAACGCATCGGCCCGGTGCTGAGCCCGCTGTTCAGCGGCTATCAACGCCTGCAAACGGCATCTGCCGAAGCCTTGCTCGATGAGCCGCTGCTGCACACGACGTCACGCCCGCAAGCCTGGCCGAGCTGGGCACAGCAAAACCACCTCGACACCAAGGCATTGAAGCTCGGACAAGGTTTTGAGCATTTGTATTATTTGCTGGAAGCGGCGGTTGCAGGTCTCGGCGTGGCCATCGCGCCGGAGCCGCTGGTTACCGAGGATTTGAAGGCCGGTCGCCTGGTTGCGCCGTGGGGCTTCTGTGAAACCCCGGCGCAACTGGCGTTGTGGCTACCCAAGCGCGCCGCGGACGGGCGCGCTCGGCAACTGGCGCAATGGCTCAAGCATGAGCTGCGCCAGAGCGATCACTCGCCGCGCTTGAACAGCAAGTAA
- a CDS encoding OsmC family protein gives MAIVKKASAHWAGDLKTGIGSISTETGVLREAPYGFKARFEGGKGTNPEELIGAAHAGCFSMAFSMILGDAGLKADSIDTNAEVTLDQVDGGFAITAVKLILKAKIPGATQAQFEELSNKAKEGCPVSKVLNAKITLEASLVS, from the coding sequence ATGGCTATCGTTAAGAAAGCATCCGCGCATTGGGCAGGTGATCTGAAAACCGGCATCGGCTCGATCTCCACTGAAACCGGTGTCCTCAGAGAAGCCCCGTATGGCTTCAAGGCACGCTTCGAGGGCGGCAAGGGCACCAACCCTGAAGAACTGATCGGCGCGGCCCATGCCGGCTGTTTCTCCATGGCGTTTTCGATGATTCTCGGCGATGCCGGCCTGAAAGCCGACAGCATCGACACCAACGCTGAAGTCACCCTCGACCAGGTCGACGGAGGGTTTGCGATTACTGCGGTGAAGCTGATCCTCAAGGCGAAAATTCCGGGGGCGACTCAGGCGCAGTTTGAAGAACTGAGCAACAAGGCCAAGGAAGGGTGCCCGGTATCCAAGGTTCTGAATGCCAAGATCACCCTTGAGGCATCGTTGGTCAGCTGA
- a CDS encoding anti-virulence regulator CigR family protein: MKMPKRLMAGLGVLMISATPLLASADQRDDHDRGGPQQGHYDNQGEHRGDDRRGPPNNHRGGPPPRDFGPVRQTIRDNHGYFVRGAPPPPGIHLERGRPLPHGYYGERLDGRALGRLPVYPGYEWRRAGGDIVLIAVGTGIVYEILDGVLY, translated from the coding sequence ATGAAAATGCCGAAACGTCTGATGGCCGGATTGGGTGTGCTGATGATCAGCGCGACTCCGCTGCTGGCCAGCGCCGATCAGCGCGATGATCACGACCGCGGCGGCCCGCAGCAGGGCCATTACGACAACCAAGGGGAGCATCGCGGTGACGATCGCCGTGGCCCGCCGAACAACCACCGAGGCGGCCCGCCACCTCGCGACTTCGGTCCGGTGCGCCAGACCATTCGCGACAACCACGGCTACTTCGTGCGCGGTGCGCCGCCGCCGCCGGGCATCCACCTGGAGCGTGGCCGGCCATTGCCGCACGGTTATTACGGTGAGCGCCTGGATGGTCGTGCGTTAGGTCGTTTGCCGGTCTATCCGGGTTATGAATGGCGCCGGGCTGGTGGCGATATCGTGCTGATCGCGGTGGGCACCGGGATCGTTTATGAAATTCTGGATGGGGTTTTGTATTAA